One region of Bacteroidetes bacterium GWF2_43_63 genomic DNA includes:
- a CDS encoding LPS export ABC transporter ATP-binding protein, which yields MKLRAENIVKRYKSRTVVKEVSFEVNQGEIVGLLGPNGAGKTTSFYMVVGLIKPNEGKVFLDAEDITELPMYRRAQKGIGYLAQEASVFRKLSVEDNIKSVLEFTKLSKQDQNEKVEKLLDEFGLQKIRKSKGIQLSGGERRRTEIARALAVDPHFILLDEPFAGVDPIAVEDIQEIVSKLRDKNIGILITDHNVHETLTITDRAYLLFEGSIIKAGSAQELADDEYVRKVYLGKNFELRQTVK from the coding sequence ATGAAACTCAGGGCAGAAAATATAGTTAAGCGTTACAAGTCGCGCACAGTCGTGAAAGAAGTGTCCTTTGAAGTAAATCAGGGCGAGATTGTAGGATTGCTTGGTCCCAACGGTGCCGGCAAAACCACTTCCTTTTACATGGTTGTGGGTCTCATAAAACCCAATGAAGGCAAAGTGTTTCTCGATGCTGAAGATATTACGGAATTACCGATGTATCGCAGGGCGCAGAAAGGAATTGGTTATCTGGCCCAGGAAGCCAGCGTTTTTCGCAAACTCAGTGTTGAAGATAATATTAAGTCGGTTCTGGAATTCACCAAATTATCCAAACAAGACCAGAATGAAAAAGTTGAAAAACTGCTTGATGAATTTGGTCTTCAGAAAATCCGCAAAAGCAAAGGAATTCAGTTAAGTGGCGGTGAACGCCGGCGTACAGAGATTGCAAGAGCTCTGGCAGTAGATCCGCATTTCATCCTGCTGGATGAACCCTTTGCAGGGGTTGACCCGATTGCTGTTGAAGACATTCAGGAAATTGTTTCAAAGCTGCGCGATAAAAATATTGGCATATTGATTACCGACCACAATGTGCATGAAACCTTAACAATCACCGATCGGGCGTATTTACTGTTTGAAGGATCCATCATAAAGGCAGGCTCAGCGCAGGAACTGGCCGATGATGAATATGTACGCAAAGTATATCTTGGTAAAAATTTCGAGTTGCGTCAAACTGTGAAATAA
- a CDS encoding adenylosuccinate lyase, translating into MEASLFAVSPVDGRYNDKTRILQQYFSEFALIRYRVLVEVEYFIILHTLKLPVFKGLSEKNITALRDIVNNFSQSDARQIKDIEKVTNHDVKAVEYFLREKFDELKLQEYKEFIHFGLTSQDVNNTAFPMMLRDSLNNAVIPEIETILKNLKSQAREWNKLPMLARTHGQPASPTTLGKEMAVFAERIENQLALLKKIPASGKFGGATGNFNAHHAAFPKTDWVKFANNFLKNNLGLIRQQTTTQIEHYDIMSNTFSVLAAINTILIDYSRDIWMYVMIEYFKQKVKKDEVGSSAMPHKVNPIDFENAEGNLGIANSLLRHFSEKLPISRLQRDLTDSTVIRNIGVPLAHMLISFKSLQKGMGKLLVNPEKISSDLDLNWAVLAEPIQTILRREKYPDPYNALKNMTRGNEHVTRDSLHKFIDTLKVSAAVKKELKALTPENYTGIH; encoded by the coding sequence ATGGAAGCATCCCTGTTTGCAGTGTCACCGGTCGATGGTCGCTACAACGATAAAACCCGCATTCTTCAGCAATATTTTTCAGAGTTCGCTCTGATCAGATACCGCGTGCTGGTTGAAGTTGAGTATTTCATCATCCTGCACACGCTCAAACTCCCAGTCTTTAAAGGACTGTCGGAAAAGAATATTACAGCTCTCCGCGACATTGTGAACAACTTCAGCCAAAGCGATGCCCGGCAGATCAAGGACATTGAAAAAGTAACGAATCACGATGTAAAAGCGGTTGAATATTTCCTGCGCGAAAAATTTGATGAATTAAAACTTCAGGAATACAAAGAGTTTATTCATTTTGGTCTCACCTCGCAGGATGTGAACAACACTGCTTTTCCGATGATGCTGCGCGATTCGCTGAACAACGCAGTTATCCCTGAAATCGAAACCATTCTGAAAAACCTGAAGTCTCAAGCAAGAGAATGGAATAAACTGCCGATGCTTGCACGCACGCACGGGCAGCCGGCTTCACCTACTACTCTTGGAAAAGAAATGGCAGTGTTTGCAGAACGCATCGAAAATCAGCTTGCGTTGCTCAAAAAAATTCCTGCCAGTGGAAAATTCGGAGGCGCTACCGGAAACTTCAATGCCCATCATGCTGCGTTTCCTAAAACCGATTGGGTGAAGTTTGCCAATAACTTTCTGAAAAACAACCTGGGCCTTATCCGACAGCAAACAACGACGCAGATTGAGCATTACGACATCATGTCCAACACGTTCAGTGTCCTTGCAGCCATCAACACCATTCTGATTGACTACTCGCGCGACATCTGGATGTATGTGATGATTGAATATTTCAAGCAGAAAGTAAAAAAAGATGAAGTTGGTTCTTCGGCCATGCCACATAAAGTGAATCCGATCGACTTTGAAAATGCCGAAGGAAACTTGGGTATAGCTAATTCGCTGCTGCGACATTTTTCCGAAAAGCTCCCCATATCGAGGCTGCAGCGCGATCTCACAGATTCAACGGTAATCAGAAACATCGGAGTGCCGCTTGCACACATGCTTATATCATTCAAATCGCTTCAGAAAGGCATGGGAAAATTGCTGGTCAATCCCGAAAAAATCAGCAGCGATCTTGATCTCAACTGGGCGGTGCTGGCCGAACCAATTCAAACCATTCTGCGCAGAGAAAAATATCCGGATCCATACAATGCCCTAAAAAATATGACACGCGGAAACGAGCACGTGACGCGCGATAGCCTGCATAAGTTTATCGACACACTGAAAGTTAGTGCTGCTGTTAAGAAAGAACTGAAGGCGCTTACACCTGAGAATTACACAGGCATTCACTGA